The following proteins are encoded in a genomic region of Triticum dicoccoides isolate Atlit2015 ecotype Zavitan chromosome 1B, WEW_v2.0, whole genome shotgun sequence:
- the LOC119301865 gene encoding protein SENSITIVE TO PROTON RHIZOTOXICITY 2-like, whose product MMFPDAGASPYFPQSQQQRFHGINGIGEDAAFPGDGGLALAVPDTHRSTCTLLYNLSVLKDKVHQLEPLVGLAVGRGHGHVVDPVVPGASAVVQEIIAVATSMLYALQHPYGLGALTKSVNNAATPEDVVDGHAKNGLADDDQEAMVDAMRQWQQQHHHGGGHDIPGKSAEAAAVSSSTQATTDSAVDTTIIELDAAELLAKYTHYCQVCGKGFKRDANLRMHMRAHGDEYKSKAALANPTTRLFGPSGYDAAVDAAGRRNKYSCPQDGCRWNRRHAKFQPLKSVICVKNHYKRSHCPKMYVCNRCNGKHFSVLSDLRTHEKHCGDHRWICSCGTTFSRKDKLAGHVSLFAGHQPVAPLAAGRHGKRSSLLSTSSSDLAGNCTNTGFSITPT is encoded by the coding sequence ATGATGTTCCCAGATGCCGGTGCAAGCCCATACTTCCCACAAAGTCAGCAGCAGCGGTTCCATGGAATCAATGGCATTggagaggacgccgccttccccggaGACGGCGGGTTGGCGCTGGCGGTGCCCGACACCCACCGCAGCACATGCACCCTGCTGTACAACCTGTCCGTGCTCAAGGACAAGGTACATCAGCTGGAGCCGCTCGTCGGCCTCGCGGTCGGTCGCGGCCACGGCCACGTCGTCGACCCCGTGGTGCCCGGAGCCAGCGCCGTCGTCCAGGAGATCATCGCCGTGGCTACATCCATGTTGTACGCCCTGCAGCACCCTTACGGCCTCGGCGCGTTGACAAAATCCGTTAATAACGCGGCCACGCCGGAGGATGTGGTCGACGGCCATGCAAAGAACGGCCTAGCGGATGATGACCAGGAGGCCATGGTCGATGCCATgcggcagtggcagcagcagcaccaCCATGGTGGCGGCCACGACATCCCTGGAAAGTCCGCAGAGGCGGCCGCCGTGTCATCGTCGACGCAAGCGACGACGGACTCGGCGGTGGACACGACGATCATCGAGTTAGACGCGGCCGAGCTGCTGGCCAAGTACACGCACTACTGCCAGGTGTGCGGCAAGGGGTTCAAGCGCGACGCCAACCTGCGCATGCACATGCGCGCGCACGGCGACGAGTACAAGAGCAAGGCGGCGCTCGCCAACCCAACCACCAGGTTGTTCGGGCCCTCCGGCTACGATGCGGCGGTGGACGCCGCGGGGAGAAGGAACAAGTACTCGTGCCCGCAGGACGGCTGCCGGTGGAACCGGAGGCACGCCAAGTTCCAGCCACTCAAGTCGGTGATCTGCGTCAAGAACCACTACAAGCGCAGCCACTGCCCCAAGATGTACGTCTGCAACCGCTGCAACGGCAAGCACTTCTCCGTCCTCTCCGACCTCCGCACCCACGAGAAGCACTGCGGCGACCACCGCTGGATATGCTCCTGCGGCACCACTTTCTCCCGCAAAGACAAGCTCGCCGGCCATGTCTCCCTCTTCGCAGGCCACCAGCCCGTCGCGCCGCTCGCTGCCGGCAGGCACGGTAAGAGATCCTCATTATTGTCCACGTCCTCCTCCGACCTTGCTGGAAACTGCACCAACACCGGCTTCTCCATTACTCCTACATGA